The Mangifera indica cultivar Alphonso unplaced genomic scaffold, CATAS_Mindica_2.1 Un_0036, whole genome shotgun sequence genomic interval aaatagaatCCAAACTTAGAACaagtaaatgaaaaattttaattaaattaagagattaaattgaaacaatagaattatgtatatataattttgattatctaAATCgaatattctaataatatattatcatatgattgaataattttaaattaaatataaaataatatttaattatataataaaacattttctaaatacttaattatatatttaaaattaaatatacataacatCCCTCATAAAATTGAATAGTAATCTTGAAAGTTTTAAGTAAGCATTACAACCATGTGCTATTacaattcatattaatttagAGAGTAAGTTACATTTTCTTAGCCaaggtttagttttaaaataattttttaccttttattagtataaataatattttttattaaaaataaaatataaataacaatttttcattcaaaattaaaccatattaataaaacaatagtattaattagtgaaattattattttatctcaatttattttattttttaaaattattatatagtattaaattaataaaaattaaaaataactttttaaatatcaaaatcatgtaaaagtctacttaatttttttcttttcactcttatcgtttcttcttttcttcttataaaTTAAGGTGTTTTgttgtataatcatatattaaagtataaattatatttttttgaaaacattaagcgtctttataaaatttttaaggggtTATTTGATATTAAGAGAGTGTGGgagtcttttaaaattttaaaaatatgtttacctcttaaaagtttcaaaaatgacaattacaccttaaaagaattgaataaaatgcaacaatattttgtaaaaatcaaattgttatgtttaaaatatctgagtttgatagatttttttatttttaaagtagataattgaaattactattttgcccttacattattttttttaaactgttatgttatttatacaACCTAGGGTTGAAAAGTGTCTTTAAACCAAACcttgggttaaaaaaatatatattaataatgtgacaccattattataaataaaataatatcaaattatataataatatttatcattatatctaaattgatatttattataagtgtgGATAATATCACTCATAACTAATATGATATATCTTATTATCAATTCAATAAGATAACACATCAACAAGGTTTCAATAACCCAAATACCCATTCGTCTctaaatttctattaaatttttagctaaatctaagtgtaaaatcattattttatttataaactctaaaactctaaaagtttatattattttgccttttagttttgaaaactaaaaaattccCCTCTcagttaattattttcaaagttaaaaaacttattttttcccCCAAGTCTAGGTTTTAGCCTCTCATATTTTTCCCATTTATAGTTAGCCTCAACCtcctgaaaaattttaattgaaccCAGGGTTCAGCTTAGCTTCTAAATTGTTGTCGACAATCTTCTCCATCTATCTAGCATCCAAGATTGAGCCATTGTGATATCTCCTTCATCTTCTTCCCATTTCTCTCTAGTCTAATgcaaaattcaaccaaaattgaGTGAAAAATCTTGGTCATTTTTGATCAAATTCACATCAACGAGAGGGAGGACACTGTGAATCTTCTCTAGTTTGTTCTTCGATCTGCTCTGCTCTCGTCCTCCCTAGTGAATCCATTATTTCAATCGAATTTTGTGATTTCAACCTTTTTCATTCTTTGATCTTCTACGTCTATAGGAAGGACACCATGATTGTGATCGGATTTTATTTCAGAGCAAAGAGAAATAGGAAGAAGATGAAAGGGATGCCATGATTGCTCGATCTCAAATGTCAGAGATGGAGGGAGAAGGTTGCCAGCGACGCTTTGGAAGCTAAGCTAAACCCTAGGTCTAACTAAAATTTCTCAGAAGGTTAGGGGTGGTTGTAGatgagaaaaatatgaaagactGAAACTCTAGAGTTGGAGGAAAaaagtcagtttttaaacttaaaaaataattaagttaaGGGAGaattcttagtttttaaaactaagggggaaaataatacaaaattttaagggctgtttggtttgagaaatattttattattaaaattgaaagattaccttaaaaatagattacctcgaaaattactgggtataaattattattatatttgataaaatttgtaaaaatggacatatataaataattattatgtttggttagagttaataaaagaatattaatatattattttacttaaatacacttgagtataattattctaaaatatttttttatcttatttattatattaattgaaaatgagattatttatgcctaaaaaaaattaagaaataagatataattataataaaatccagattacttggtaattttttaatacttaaggtagAAGTGATTATCtgattatttcttatattacctgtcatatcTCTAttgttaatagaaaattctaataggtggaggtggtaatctgattactctttatattatctgttacatcattattaataataaaatattactgaaattttttattacttataaaccaaacaagtaatataaataataaaaaatagattattagaaTAATCTTTATAGAATCTCAATCAAATGCCCTCTaagggttttaaaatttataggtaaaatgataattttatttttaaatttaactaaaaatttaataaaaattaaaaaatatataaatatttgagtttttaaaattttattaatgcatTTCTAAAGAGTAAgctaaaaatttgatgaaatagtTCTTCGGCTTTTATACAAATTTCTTTGTATCATTTGTGGTATACTACTAGTCAGATAACGTCATGTAATCGACATCATAGCTTACCAAGGAAGAAGGGATACATACAGTAAAAGTCTACATTCTACAATGTACGGACGGCAGCGCATTTTAGCAAATGACACCCATACCACgaaagaaaagcaaaattatTCTGCAAAAAAAACACCAATGAAATATTTGTTTAGTATTTAACGTCTCCATGACAAATCAAACTGCAACaaagcttccattttcaaatctcaagcttcttcttctcccttttggcttccctttttattattattattaatttttataatccATCGTTCAAAAGCCATTCTTTACTTTGTTTCAACTTCTGTTGCTCTGTTTTGTTCCTGCTTTTCTTGCTCAAATCTCAAAAGCTCTGTGGAATTTTTgtggtttttgaatttgatggcCTCTTTGTGATTTAAAAGCTTTACTTGCAGCTGTTCAGGTTTTAGGCTCTAATGGGTTCAAGGTAATTTGTTTCTTTGTCTCTGTTTGTTTGTGATGGGTTTGAAGTTGTTTTGTGCTTTGAGGGGGATCTATCtgatggctttttttttttggtgaaatgAAGTGGCAATTTTCTTGTTTCGATTTTTAGGTATTGATTGCTGttaaagtttgagttttggAAGTTGGTTTATCGGATGATCACAACATAGTTTAGGTTTGAACCTTAAACTCTGAACTTTGAAGTTGTTTTTGTGCATAAGGAAggttttgatttattatctGTGGTAATAATCTAGgggaaattgttttttttttttttttggggttacCAATTCTTGTTGAAGTTGAAATTTTAGAAGTTGGTTTGTCAGATGCTCAAAATATTGTTTGGCTTTGAACTTTAAAGTTGTTTTTTGTGCTTAGGgagggttttgattttattattttgtggtaAAAATCTAGTGgggatattttattttgattttttgtcgCCATTTCTTGTTACAGTTAAGTTTTGGAAGTTGGTTTATCAGATGATCACAAGATAGTTTAACTTTGAACTTTGAAGTTATTATGTGCTTGAGCGggtttttgtttataattttgtgttgaaaattAAGTGacaatttgtttgattgatttttagCCGGTCGTTCAGGTTCGGGTTTAAGTTTTGGAAGTTGGTTTCTCAGATGATCACGAATAGCTTAGATTGAAAGAGAAATTGTATtagtttgttttgtattttttatttgagcttGAAAGGAAGCTTAGTTCAATTTCAAAGCTTGTTCCCTGTCTTTTTTGGTGTGTTTGAATATACTAAATAAGTTCATTTAAttactaattgtgattttaaACTTCTGCTGGTTAGTTTGGGATTTGAATGATTCATTAGTAGAATAGAAGATCAAATGATTCATATCTAGCTGGTGCTAtcttaattgaagctaaagttaAGTAAAATGGTAAAGTTgtaattttaactaaatgatTGGTTTTAGACTTTTAGTTAGTATCCTGCTGAATAGAATTGATCTTTATTTTTTGCAGTCCCTGTTGGTGTCATTGGGATTTCTTTTTGgatctttttttgaatttattttcgTATGATATGCAAGTCCACGTCTTCTAGTGAAAAGGGATTTTACTTATGTAGAATGAGGGTAAAAATTCTGAACTTTATTAATAGCAGCTTTACCATactaatcaatttattttgcCTTAGAGTTCTACAATTTAGTTTTGTGCTTAAGAAGTTGATAAGGATAATTTCATCATGatgttttgaatttgtttacTCAAAACTCAGTTCTTGTTCTTTTGATGGTCTAGATTTCCCTTGCATAACATTTATTCTGTACTCATTGATTTCCAATTTAAGActtggttttgattattttaataacttctcTGAAGGCCACACTCTCTAGGTGCTAACTTTTATTCTCCTattccaaaatttgaaagaaaccACCTTATAGAAGAAAGAGGCCTCCTATATCATGAGTCAAATGGGGCAGAAGAACAGGTCTCTAGTCCAGTGAGAAGAGAAGTAGTTAACAGGTAGACCACCCTCAAAGATACTGTCGATTTTTTAAATAGCTCTAGAGTTGGATATTTTATGccatattttaatatgttttcaatATAGTGACTATCCTATTTTTCTCTGTTATTACATTATCCTAGTGCAGAAAACTCGTGAATAGGTTTGCATTTGTTCTTTATAAAATCAAAGGGCTTAATgataaatgttatttactctatAACCCATATGCTAATGAATATAGCAAAATGGAGCTTTTGGCATGAGGATTGAAATAAATGAGAATAGTTGGTATTGCATTATGAATTCCCAAATTTTGCACTAGGGGACCTGCAAGATGATTTTCAACTGATTTTGCCTGTTACTGTGGGTGTTCTAGTTTCAAACATCATATAGTCTTTCCTTCATTCATTTCTAACcttagattaaaaattaaatctttcttGCTATgttttatattctaatattataatgcatcaaattaaaagagattattatttaaaattgttaagaTACTCTTTCTCAATCAATGAATCTACAACTGTTTCATCTTtcctttttaatcttttctttctccttccCTAATGCCTTTTTTGACATATAAGATCCGACATGAACTTTCATATTAGTTTAACTTTAGTGATCATATATTTTCCCTTCCCCTTTTTATCTGTTGAGCATACGAATAATAAAGCTAGATGTCATCAGCTACCCCTTGTTAAACTTTTTCCATTTCTATATAGATCATTATCAAGCATGAAGTCTCTTGAGAGTGATAAAAGTGACCTGGAGGGTGGTAAActggaaaaagagagagataaaacaatacataaaaACAGGGCAGCTAAAATGCAAAATCAGGCCTTATGGTCTGGCCTTGCATACTGTGCATCCTCTTGCTGTATGATACTGGTTAACAAGTTTGTGCTTTCTGGATATGAATTTAACGCTGGAATATCTTTGATGCTGTACCAGGTAATTTATCCTAactaatatatttcattatattaaatttccATGCTTTTgcattataaaattaactttatgGAGTATCTGTTTACTGttgtttatgaaaaatgatctaaaaaataatttttgatacTTAACTTGCTCATGGCATTTTTGTTGGATGCAGAATTTTATTTCAGTAATTATTGTGTCTACATTGAGTGTTATGGGGGTAATATCAACAGAACCTCTAACATGGAAGCTGATTAAAGTCTGGTTACctgtaaatgttatatttgttGGAATGCTCATTACAAGCATGTTTAGGTATGAACCTATCCAGTCACTGCTTATCTCAGTTTTAATTTCATATGACAATGATATCGTAAAGTTTTGTTGGATTAAAGTTTAGCTAGGAAAATTACCCTGACCTTATTTGATATGCCTTCTCtgttgaaagagaaaaaactaaCACTAAAATTGCTGCCAGTTTGCTATCTTGTTCCAAATGGCAGATCCCTACTAATGtatgttattaatattcatcTATAATACTTGTTGTATAAGATGTTTCAAATGCTTCCACAAGTCCAGCACCGGCTAATGTTCCTTGGTTTTGATCTCATCCACTTGCAAAGTTTGGGGATTAGGGATACTTGGTTTACGCTCATGTTTGCCCATCTATCCAACTTTCggtaaaatttgatatgaaatgtTTTGTCTTTTGGCTGTTACATATcacatttttgaatttttagagtttctgtaaaatgtcaataatcttCCAAGGCTGGTTACATTTTAGATCACCCTTTTCAAGTGTTTTGGCAAGACCAGCACTGGCTAATTTTCCTCATTCTTGATCTTATGAacaggcatttttttttttggtatttttaataTCCAATCTATATTTTGGTTTAATAGAAGACAAAGCAACTGATTTACCGATTTATCAAATGATCAGAAAAATTTTGTACAGATTTGTTTTGGCTCTTTCATGGACTCATTTGATATTGAactattatctaattttaactCCAGAGGCAATTCATTATCAAGGGTTGGTGCCATCACCTACGCTCAATTTAAGTTTACCAAAGTGTTTAAATGCCTTCCAAAATAgcattattaatgtttttatgatGTGGGGAGGGTAGTGTTGTAACTTAATCCAATGGGGACAGATATAGGATTCAAGTTATCAAGTTATCATCCCTGCTAGGAGAGGACATTTAGTCCAAATTCTTGGAGACTGTTTTGAATATGTTAGAATTGGGgcacttgtcctcaatccatAAGGTGGTTtaggattatttttattttcttatgttttgtGTTTGAAGTTTCTGTTTTAGTTGAATAAGGGCTGGGATCCTATCAGAATATAGTGCAATTGCTCCATTAATCCTTCTGGAAATATTCAGGATCACTCCTTCCGAGTTCTTGTTCAGTTGTTTCCCTAAATCTAGCGATACTGTCTCTTGGTTCTGAAGAATATCCAAGTTAATTATAAATGTACCTCATCCAATGTTGCTTGTTGGTCCtgaattttagaaatattacactcaaatatttttcttgttttattttgtttatcaaatttattGTATTGTCAAGGCCAACCTTTGGATATGTTTCtggtaattaataatattgactCACAGGAAATAATGTTATTGAACTTAGAGATTACTTCTGTAAATTTCATCTTTGTGgcttcttttccttttatttatttgtgtttcaTGTTCCCTGCAGTTTGAAATACATTAATGTCGCTATGGTCACAGTACTGAAGAATGTTACTAATGTAATTACTGCACTTGGTGAGATGTATTTGTTCGAGAAGCATCATGACAACAGAGTCTGGACTGCTTTATTTCTAATGGTATGTTCAATAACTCAAGATGTAATTTCAGCATGTAAGTTTTTTTGAGAGGCATCAAATTGGGATCTAGACTAACATAATAAACTTgatattgtaattaatttagtttataacCTTTTTATTAGCTACCTGGAAGCTTCTCATATTCTTGTCTCTTTTGTGTCACTCCAAATGCATGCTTTGTTTAAAGGATTGCCATTACccattttattcatatattggaaaaatataaatgtaaaggAGTTAGTTGACTTGTAATAACTTGAACagatattatgtgtatttattttattactgacataTAGTTTGGGGGTGTGAGAATCAGAATTTAGGGATTCTGAAACTAAGGATGTGAGGGTTCATCTTAGGTCtcagatattttatttgatgattcAAGGCTTGGCTGGGATGTTGCATTCACTGCAGGTTTTCTTATGTGTGACTTTTCTTGTGGCTGCCAAGATAAGCTGTGATTTAGTTTATCTTGAGTTAGATTGCCACCAAATGACCTTTGCTCATATCTAATAACTGTCAAATTGTTTGCATGTTATTGACTGTCAAGTAACCTGAACATGTCCTAATATGCTGTGATTAATTGTGATTTAGAAATGctagctttttatttttaatgaattttgaaataaatagcTGTTATAATAATTTGCCTTTCACTTGTGCAGATCATTTCTGCAATTTCTGGAGGGATTACTGATCTATCTTTTCATGCTATTGGGTACACATGGCAGATTATAAACTGTTTCTTAACCGCATCATATTCTGTGAGTATAATTTGAGgcttttgtgtttttttttttttttttggtgttttgcacttcaaaatttcattcattttcaggctttatttattgatttcattttttacaaattctagctattttatacattgaaagaAATTTAACTCGTTATGTAAAAATAAGAACTATGAAATGTAGAGATAAGAAACTGACCATAAAATGCAtctttgataattataaaaataaatttaaaaaactatttactAGGTCAATAcaataaattcaattgattttccCATCGATCAATTTCACATTTAATGTTAATTGCTCAATTTTGTGGTGATACCATCATGAACTTCCCCCATGAAAGGAAGAAGCATGATTATTCTAGGAAATCAAAATCTTTAGTATCTTTGGGCACTAAAATGTGT includes:
- the LOC123206430 gene encoding GDP-mannose transporter GONST1-like isoform X1 is translated as MGSRPHSLGANFYSPIPKFERNHLIEERGLLYHESNGAEEQVSSPVRREVVNRSLSSMKSLESDKSDLEGGKLEKERDKTIHKNRAAKMQNQALWSGLAYCASSCCMILVNKFVLSGYEFNAGISLMLYQNFISVIIVSTLSVMGVISTEPLTWKLIKVWLPVNVIFVGMLITSMFSLKYINVAMVTVLKNVTNVITALGEMYLFEKHHDNRVWTALFLMIISAISGGITDLSFHAIGYTWQIINCFLTASYSLTLRRVMDTAKQATKSGNLNEFSMVLLNNTLSLPLGILLAYIFNEVDYLSRTPLLRLSSFWLVMTLSGFLGLAISFTSMWFLHQTGATTYSLVGSLNKIPLSVAGILLFKVPTSLENSASIFFGLLAGVFFAKAKMREKSQGQ
- the LOC123206430 gene encoding GDP-mannose transporter GONST1-like isoform X3: MGSRSLSSMKSLESDKSDLEGGKLEKERDKTIHKNRAAKMQNQALWSGLAYCASSCCMILVNKFVLSGYEFNAGISLMLYQNFISVIIVSTLSVMGVISTEPLTWKLIKVWLPVNVIFVGMLITSMFSLKYINVAMVTVLKNVTNVITALGEMYLFEKHHDNRVWTALFLMIISAISGGITDLSFHAIGYTWQIINCFLTASYSLTLRRVMDTAKQATKSGNLNEFSMVLLNNTLSLPLGILLAYIFNEVDYLSRTPLLRLSSFWLVMTLSGFLGLAISFTSMWFLHQTGATTYSLVGSLNKIPLSVAGILLFKVPTSLENSASIFFGLLAGVFFAKAKMREKSQGQ
- the LOC123206430 gene encoding GDP-mannose transporter GONST1-like isoform X4, whose product is MKSLESDKSDLEGGKLEKERDKTIHKNRAAKMQNQALWSGLAYCASSCCMILVNKFVLSGYEFNAGISLMLYQNFISVIIVSTLSVMGVISTEPLTWKLIKVWLPVNVIFVGMLITSMFSLKYINVAMVTVLKNVTNVITALGEMYLFEKHHDNRVWTALFLMIISAISGGITDLSFHAIGYTWQIINCFLTASYSLTLRRVMDTAKQATKSGNLNEFSMVLLNNTLSLPLGILLAYIFNEVDYLSRTPLLRLSSFWLVMTLSGFLGLAISFTSMWFLHQTGATTYSLVGSLNKIPLSVAGILLFKVPTSLENSASIFFGLLAGVFFAKAKMREKSQGQ
- the LOC123206430 gene encoding GDP-mannose transporter GONST1-like isoform X2, with amino-acid sequence MGSRNHLIEERGLLYHESNGAEEQVSSPVRREVVNRSLSSMKSLESDKSDLEGGKLEKERDKTIHKNRAAKMQNQALWSGLAYCASSCCMILVNKFVLSGYEFNAGISLMLYQNFISVIIVSTLSVMGVISTEPLTWKLIKVWLPVNVIFVGMLITSMFSLKYINVAMVTVLKNVTNVITALGEMYLFEKHHDNRVWTALFLMIISAISGGITDLSFHAIGYTWQIINCFLTASYSLTLRRVMDTAKQATKSGNLNEFSMVLLNNTLSLPLGILLAYIFNEVDYLSRTPLLRLSSFWLVMTLSGFLGLAISFTSMWFLHQTGATTYSLVGSLNKIPLSVAGILLFKVPTSLENSASIFFGLLAGVFFAKAKMREKSQGQ